The genome window AAACAGACAAGAGACTAGGTCATTTGAGAGTTGAGAAATTGTGGTTATCATCCTTAAAGGGGAACAGTCCATTTCACCcatgttttctttgtgaaagGTGAGTTCTTCTGACAACAGACTAATGCTTTAAACTGGATCCTTATCACCACTGCATTATTTTCCaatgttttttcatttgtctgtTGTAAAAGAAGGGATTGTGCATGAGTGTTTCAAAAATTCATAGTGAATTAGGTCTTTGAGTAGATTTAGATTCAGAAAAGTCTATCTTTCCATCTGTAGTGGGGTTGAGTAGTGAAATAAGCACCAAGCCCTGCCAATATGGAAAGACTTCCAAGTGGTCAAGAACTCTCACCCAAACTTGTGATGCCTCTTCAATAAAACCTCTACTTTAAACTTAGGAATTTATGTActggtgctgcctggggagTTAGAAGTTTGAAGAGTTCACCAGCCACTGGAACCTGATTATCTCAATCCAGATCCTTCCTAAATACCTGGCTCTTTTTGTGAATGTTGATTAATGTCTCATATTTGACAGCAGCACCTCATTCATGCATGAACTTCTGAACTATTATTCTATTTGACACTGGCAAGTATTTTGTTGCAGTCCAGCTGACTGTTCTACTCTTCACTCCCATCTGTTAGCACTTGGCCTGTACTCGAGGAAAATAGCACTACTAGCATTTTCAAGATCATTCAGATGGATGATGTTGGTATCAGCGCAGAATGCTATCCCTGGAGCAGTACACCACAGTGTATCACCAACAATGACCCATGATTTCTTGCATTAAGAAATTGATGTGACAGTGAGGTCACTTTCCCATGACTTAAAACTTATTTCTCTGTTACAGTAACTTTTTCTTGCTGATAGCCCATAAACCTTGCTTTTCAGCTATTCATAGTTATGAAGtatatttgaaaatgttagTAATATAATGCAATTGGTTACCAGATGGTCAGTGTCTctacaaataaaaatgtacatgGTAACTATTAAGCTACTTTCACAATTAACAGTTGTTCTGGAAGTGACTCTGTTTTAGTGACCACTCTTTAAACAGCATTATGCAATTATTAGGAAAGGTGAAATGCCAATATAACTCAGACTCATTTTGAGCAAAAGAGTTGGTTACAAAGCAGAGTCACTATTTCTAATTACCTAAATCCACCTCCTTTGAAGTTTGCTTTACTTAATTGTTTATCCTTGGTACCAGTTGTATccaaatttttgtttttgttcttgaGTTGTAGTATAGTTACTATGTGTCTCTGTTGACTATTGAAAACTaccaatagaaaaaaaaaaaaaagaacactaTTTTTTACCACtactggtttttggttttgtctgaACTTGcattttgtggtgttttttggttgagtttttgtgtctttttggtttttttggggttttttttgatggGTTGTATTCGAAGCAAAGTAGCTTGAAAATGATAGACACTAAGTAGCCTAAACCATTTGAAATCACACATGGTTAAAGACACCCCTGCTTTGCAATTTGCTTAGCAAAAAATGAGTTGAACTATTTTGCCAGTGCATCTTTGTTAATGTGAAAAAAGCTGCCACAGAAAAAGCGAAATGCCATACAAATGCCTTCACTGCCTTATTTATAAGACTTTTTCTAAATGGTACCATTTGTGAATATATGGGGCAAGTCAGTAAATCATGTTCATGTTTTTCCACAAATATCACACTGCAGTTGAACACTGTACATGTAATGATCTCAGCACAGGTCCCAGGGAGTGAGAAAAGCTCTTGGGAGAGCTTTACTCTTGCTTTTAACCTAAGTCTTACACATACTCTGCTCATTCTGAATTGCCTGACAATTTATGGGAAAAGTCATTCTCTGAAActttaatattttccagaatGGGCCAGCCTTGGGGAAAAATGTAATTGGTACAATGAGAATAGAAGGAAAGATTTGGGAGGTTTTCATTTGTAGTGTATTCCACTCAGTTTCTACATACTTAAAGGGGGATGTGGCCTCTATTGTTGCtttacatttccttttgctttcctccTGGAATAACTTCTCTGGTAGCATAAAAAGGCACAGCTGTAAAAGATTCAAGGTCAGGGAATTATGTGCTGATCTTTGTTCATTATGCAAATTTCTTCTGATGGGAAGATATGATCCAGGCAATAATcagtatttttcccttttaagcCAAGTCTATAGGGCACATCTGAGACATTAGAATCGTTCCAGGCACAGTTCATCACTAATGTAAATGTgcataatttaataatttaatccTTCTGAGCTGCACTCTGTAGCACAAAGAAACAGAATCAGTATCCATAATGTATGGCctttatatattcatattttcatttcaatataGTTACACATTGTGTAGCTTGAGCAATACTTAAATATGCAACAGCATTTCTAGGTATGGgggcaaataaaaaaaagaagaatacaGGCCTTGGAAAAATTTATGCTTATTGAGATGATTAAACTCCACATCCTTTGAAGTACAGATTATAAACACAGTAAGAGGTAACACACCCAAAATCTCACAGCCTTTTGTTTCCTGCACTCGACTACAGAAGAGCAGTTGATCACAAACATCAGTTCACGAAATCAGGCTCTGAAAGTCATCACTGTCAACCCAAACTGATTCCAACCCGACAACGGTGCTATACATCTTGGATTTTGTGGGCTGACAACAGCACCAGGGGGGCAGGCCAATATTTTCTGCTGGCCCTTCAGCGCACCACTGACCATGACCACCGAGCGGCAGAGGATTTTACTCCTCATGACGCCTTTGTACTTTACTTCAGAAGCCTTCAGCTAAAACTGAATGAGAATCATTTTAATGCATCGCATAAAAAACGAAGAGCCAGCGCAGGAGCGCTGTTAATAAAGGAGTGTGACGGCCACAAACAAAAGCGGATGGTGCGCATCCCCGCGGTCCCTGAGACACGGGCACTGCTAGGTAGTTATTCCGTTCTCACAAAGTTGTCACCCACAGCAGCGGCGGCTCCTGacgccctgcccagcccagcccagcccagcccagcccagcccagcccagccctgccctgacgAGCTCGCCGGTGTCCGGGCCGCTGCCGCTACAGCGTCCCTGACACTGCCCCGGCCGGGAGCTGCGGGGGCCGGTCCGCGGCTGTCGGGGCCACGGGGGTGACCCACCGcggcagcttttcttttcttccacgAACCCCCTCGTACCTCCCCAGCTACCGCTCCCGCTCCCCGCACCGAGACCCGCTGCACCGGCTCCCCGCGGTCTCTCGCCTCCCCCCGTCCTGCGCCGCTTCCAGCCGCGGCCcccccgctccggccccggccctgcccctgGGCGCTCCCGCCGAGCCCGGCTCCGCTCCGCCGGCAGCCCCGGCGCGGTGGCATCCTcggccgggagcggggctgggcgcCGGGAGCAGCGGGGCAGCGCAGGCAGCCGCAGGGAAGAGCCGCCGGGAGCCACAGCGGGACCGGCAGCCTGCCCGCCGCCGAGATCGGCGCGGAGGATCGGCACATCCCCGTTCCGCCGGGGGCGGCTCTgtcaaccccccccccccgcccccccccgccGCTTCTCCgcctccctcccaccctccttccctgcctccttccctgcctccttccttGCCTCCCCGCCCCTTCGGAGCGACATCCCTGCGAGTTTGCCTGGCTGCCCGCGCCCGTCGCTGGGCGCTCGCCGCCGCATCTCCCTCTCCATCAACTCCTGGGAGCCGCCGGCGGAGGGCAGGGACCAGAAGTTGCGGCCAGCCCGGGTGGAAAAGTAGCGGCAAGAGCGGAAGAGGCCGGAACCGAACGCAGCCCGGCCCAGCCGAGCGGGGCCGGCACGGCGGCCGCCACCCGCAGCCCCCAGCCGgggccggccccgcgccccgggCCGCGCCGGCCGGGACAGAGCGACGCAGCCCCGCGGGCGCcggcgcggagccgccgcggTAAGACGGGCCTGGGCTCGggggcggcggccccgcggtCCGCGCCGAAACTTGTCCAAGTTGTGCGGCCCCGGCGGCGCGGGCaggggcgcggcggcggcgggcgccCTCTGGCGGGCGCGgtgcgggcggcgcggcggggctcCCGCTCGGTGATCCCGGCTGCCGGGTTTCCTGTTTCCCGCCGCCCTTCCGCACGCTGAGCCGCTCGCGTGGTAAAAAACACGCGTGTGCTCTTATTTTAATTGGAGGTGAATTGAATTTCGGTGGCGTGCGTCAGATTTATTTCTATGAGTAGCTCCTGGTAGCGTAACTGGAATTTATTCCCCGAGACCTCATGTTCGCGCTGGAAATGGTGAAATAAAGTGAGCTTGAGTAGCCAATCTGAATTAATTGCTCTTTTGCCGAGGGTAAATTTTGTGGATGTTTGAAATGctccttcttttatttcttgatttctttaaaattccttGATTTCCTTCATCTTTCCTCTAAACTTAGCAGCAGTTTGTTAACCAAAGTACTTTCAATATGTTCTGACATCTGCACAGCTTCAGAGaacttttgtttctgtttccacAGAAAGAACCTACATATGAAGTGAAAGGAAACCTGAAACTAGTCTTCTTACAAGAAAGTATTGGCTTTCTGCATCTTTCAcgtgttttctttttgcatcaTAATGGAagaagcaggatttttttaatcatcgAGGCCAAATTTGGGCATCACTAGCTGAAGAGAAGATTAAAAACGACTTGAAAATATGTCAATATGACTCTTAATTCAGGCGCATCTTTCACAAACAGAGAGGAATAGTGGTTAAAATCACTGCAGTTTCATCAAAAGGATCTAATGGAGGATctatgttgattttttttaattaattgttttccttcctgtccctccatgATTCCCAAAAGAGAAAGATGGAAAGAGTGTGTAAGGAAATTGAAAAAAGGCAACGACTGAAGACAGTAACTTCAATTTTGGAGTCTATTTTCCAAGCGTTCTATATTCCCTATTTTATCAAATATAACACATTGTTTGGaataaatgatataattttGTGATCAGTGGAGTTTTTGTCAGCTCTAAAAGTGGAATTTGGTCTGAatgaaagctttttaaaaaagcaaacatattACTCCAGTTTCCTTTTCAGATCATGCTTTTCAAGTTACCAAGAGATAGTGTTTCAGTCTGTTACTGTGCAGTCGACCTGTGCTTTATATGCATATCGTAGAGATTTTACTTTGACCCTGATTTTAGTGCTTATGCTTGTAGTGTTGTATTTGAGAAAAGTGTGAACAGACAAGGCACCtgagatttaatttttcaagagCCTTGTCATTTCAATGTTGTATCTCAGATTACAAGTAGTCTGAGCCTTTGTTGTAATGCACAGTATACAATAAGTcttttctcataaaaatatGCCTTAAGatactatttttttaacaaactgGATGAAAGTTTGATATCTGAACACTGTTTTGTGAAGAAATGTATGTctggggaagaggagctgcCTAATGGATCATGGCTCTGATGTTCACGGGGCATATTCTATTTCTAGCATTAATGGTGTTTGATGTCTTCACTTTCGAAGAATCTGTAAGCAATTACTCTGATTGGGTGACTTTCATAGAAAATGTAGATCAATATGAAAAACAACAACTTGAAGGTCTTAGTGCTGAGCAGAAGCTGAAAAGAACAGTTCTTCATCCAAGCTTGTATTTCGACCCTCAGGATGTTCAGGCACTGAGGCAAAAGGCTCGTACAAGCCATTTGCATCTCTTCAGAGCCATTAGAAGTGCAGTGATGGTTATGCTGTCCAACCCTTTATACTACCTACCTCCACCCAAGCACATTGATTTTGCAGCCAAGTGGAATGAGATTTATGGTAACAACCTGCCCCCTCTAGCATTCTACTGTTTGCTGTGCCCCGAAGATAAAGCTGCGTTTGATTTTGCCCTAGAGTATATGGATAGAATGGCTGGCTACAAAAACTGGTTGGTTGAGAATGCTCCTGGAGATGAAGTGCCACTCGGACACTCCCTGACAGGATTTGCCACTGCTTTTGACTTCTTGTATAATTCACTGGAAAATGAGAGAAGGCAAAAATACCTGGAGAAGATATGGTCCGTAAGCGAGGAGATGTATGAGTACTCCAAGGTTCGTTCCTGGGGAAAGCAGCTTCTCCATAATCACCAAGCAACCAATATGCTTGCTCTGCTAATTGGGGCTTTAGTTGCCGGAGTGGACAAAGGATCTCAGGCCAATGTTTGGAAACACACTGTGGTTGACGTGATGGAGAAAACAATGTTTCTCCTCAATCATATTGTAGATGGGTCTCTGGATGAGGGAGTAGCTTACGGTAGTTACACAGCCAAGTCAGTAACACAGTACGTTTTCCTGGCCCAGCGCCACTTCGGTATTAACAACTTGGAGAATAACTGGCTGAAAATGCACTTCTGGTTTTACTATGCCACCCTACTGCCAGGCTTCCAGAGGACTGTGGGTGTTGCGGATTCTAATTACAACTGGTTTTATGGTCCTGAGAGCCAACTGGTTTTCTTGGATAAGTTCATAATGAAGAATGGAGCTGGTAACTGGCTGGCACAGCAAATTAGAAAACACAGACCCAAGGATGGGCCAATGGTGCCATCCACTGCACAGAGGTGGAGTACATTACATACAGAATTTATATGGTATGCTGCTGAAATCACTCCTCAGCCACCTCCTGACTATGGTACTGCTAAAATGCATGTGTTTCCCAACTGGGGAGTTGTTACTTACGGGGCTGGATTGCCAAACAGTCAGACAAACACCTTTGTATCCTTCAAGTCTGGGAAACTCGGTGGACGTGCTGTCTATGATATTGTTCACTTTCAACCCTACAGATGGATTGATGGGTGGAGAAGTTTCAATCCGGGGCATGAACATCCCGATCAGAATTCCTTCACTTTTGCTCCCAATGGACAGGTGTTTGTATCTGAGGCTCTTTATGGACCTAAACTCAGCCACCTGAACAATGTCTTGGTGTTTGCTCCATCTCCTACAAGCCAGTGCAACCAGCCTTGGGAAGGACAGCTTGGTGAGTGCGCCCAGTGGCTGAAGTGGATTGGTGACGAGGTTGGAGACTCAACTGGAGAAATTATAACAGCCTCCCAGGCTGGTGATATGATGTTTGTGAGTGGTGAGGCGGTATCTGCTTACACATCAGCAATGAAACTGAAAAGTGTGTATCGCGTTTTGCTGCTCTTAAATTCTCAGACCTTGTTGGTGGTTGACCATATCGAGAAGGAGGAAGACTCTCCTGTTAATTCAGTCAGTGCCTTTTTTCATAATCTTGACATTGATTTTAAATACATACCCTATAAGTTTAACAACAAGTACAATGGAGCTATGATGGATGTGTGGGATGCCCACTACAAGATGTTTTGGTTTGATCATCGTGGGAGTAGTCCTGTTGCTAGGATACAGGAGGCTGAACAAGCTGCTGAATTCAAAAAGCGATGGACTCAGTTTGTAAATGTTACCTTTCCAATGAAAAACATGCTTACGAGGATTGTCTACCTTTTCTATGGCCCATATGTCAATGTTTCTAACTGTAGACTCACAGATAATGCAAAATCTGGATTTCAGATTTCGCTCAGTGTCAACAACACTGAAAATACCATCTCTGTTGTGACTGACTATCAGAATTTAAAGGCAAGGTTTGATTACTTGGGATTTGGTGGTTTTGCTAAAGTAGTTCATGAGAATAAAGTGACCAAGTTTGGTCTTGGTACTGAATCCGtgaaaaaagatataaaaaataataggGTAGTTTTCCCATTTGGATTCAAAGTGAACATAATTGCAGGGTTAATTTTGGGTGTCAGTTTGGTCATACTGGCTTTTCAGTGGCGCTTTTACATATCCTTCGGCAAAATGTTGCGTTGGATCCTGATCCTGGTTGTTACACTGTGGCTTATTGAATTGGTGGATGTGTGGAGCATGTGTACTAAGCCCATCTGTGCAAAGTGGAGCACTGACGTGGCAAGGCTAGAACGTGAAAAAGGCAATAAAGCCAAACAATTAGAAGGAAACCCTGTTGTTTTGCCAGATGTTATCATTACTTCACTTCCCACTTCTGGtgcagaaattttaaaacagctgTTTTTCAATACCAGTGACTTTTTATACATCAGGATACCTACACCCTATCTTGAAATTCCTGAGACTGAATTGGAAATTGATTCCTTTGTAGATCCATGCGAATGGAGGGTTTCTGATGTCCAGAATGGTAATTTTCGTCTTATCCAAGGTTGGCTCCAGTCCCTAGTTCAAGACACAAAGTTGCATTTACAAAACATTCATTTATATGAAGCTAGCAGAAGTAAAATTGCTCAGCATTCTGCATTaagcaaagacaaaaagaaaaggtcCAAAAAGAGAGAATCCCTGTTAGAGCAAAGAAGCAGGGCAAGAGGAAGTCAAGAAAAAGATGCTGAATATATTAGGGAACTGAGAAGACACCTTGTCTATTATCCTAATGCACGACCTGTACTTAGTTTTACCAGTGGGAGCTGGACATTAAAGCTTCCCTTCTTTCAGGAAATCTTAGGACCATCAATGAGAGCGTTATATGTAGTGAGGGACCCACGGGCATGGGTCTATTCAATGTTGTACAAAAATAAGCCGAGCCTCTACTCCTTGAAAAATATTCCACAACGCTTGGCTGCAATGTTTAAAGGGGAGAATGGTAAAGAAAAATGTAGTTTAAATGAAGGCTATGCCTCTGAGTTTGAATcactgagaaaagaaatttcaaattctAATTCAAATGCTATTTCTGTGTTGTCTTATTTATGGCtagcaaacacagcagcagcgATGAGGATAAACAGGGACTTGCTGCCAACAAATTATCAGCTGGTCAAGTTTGAAGATATTGTGAGCTTTCCTCAGAAGACTGCTGAAACAATTTTTGCCTTTCTTGGtattcctcttcctcctgctaGCTTAAACCAAATATTATTTGCCACCTCCACCAGTCTTTTCTATCTTCCTTATGAAGGGGAGATTTCACCAAGTAGCATTCATGCCTGGAAACAAAACATGCCCCATGAAGAGATTAGACAGATTGAAGATATCTGTTGTTCACTGATGGACCACTTAGGATACCCAAAGTTTATAGAATAACTGCTGCTGGTCAGCAGAAATTTGCACTAATGATCTCTGAGTCCCAATTTGTGGATAAATATTAGATAAGTTTGTTTATTCTTGTAAAATGTGTACAGTCTGCTACTTTCAGAGagattattttaagaaaaatgtaacTGTTCTTGAAACTgtggaaggggtttttttgttttgattttgtttactTTAAGAAGATATTGTAACTATTTTTGTGGCCTTTCAAAAAAAGCTGTGTGAACCTTTGCAGAAGCACCAGCTGGGGCCTCTATAGCTCAGGGGATTAGTAATAGAACAGAGAGCTTTTCACCTCC of Molothrus ater isolate BHLD 08-10-18 breed brown headed cowbird chromosome 1, BPBGC_Mater_1.1, whole genome shotgun sequence contains these proteins:
- the LOC118699627 gene encoding translation initiation factor IF-2, producing the protein MGTEYGIISVDINMPQPQPATKPRTATRSLPLSDVEERIGKRTTDHDHRAAEDFTPHDAFVLYFRSLQLKLNENHFNASHKKRRASAGALLIKECDGHKQKRMVRIPAVPETRALLARRCPGRCRYSVPDTAPAGSCGGRSAAVGATGVTHRGSFSFLPRTPSYLPSYRSRSPHRDPLHRLPAVSRLPPSCAASSRGPPAPAPALPLGAPAEPGSAPPAAPARWHPRPGAGLGAGSSGAAQAAAGKSRREPQRDRQPARRRDRRGGSAHPRSAGGGSVNPPPPPPPAASPPPSHPPSLPPSLPPSLPPRPFGATSLRVCLAARARRWALAAASPSPSTPGSRRRRAGTRSCGQPGWKSSGKSGRGRNRTQPGPAERGRHGGRHPQPPAGAGPAPRAAPAGTERRSPAGAGAEPPRKNLHMK
- the DSEL gene encoding dermatan-sulfate epimerase-like protein, giving the protein MALMFTGHILFLALMVFDVFTFEESVSNYSDWVTFIENVDQYEKQQLEGLSAEQKLKRTVLHPSLYFDPQDVQALRQKARTSHLHLFRAIRSAVMVMLSNPLYYLPPPKHIDFAAKWNEIYGNNLPPLAFYCLLCPEDKAAFDFALEYMDRMAGYKNWLVENAPGDEVPLGHSLTGFATAFDFLYNSLENERRQKYLEKIWSVSEEMYEYSKVRSWGKQLLHNHQATNMLALLIGALVAGVDKGSQANVWKHTVVDVMEKTMFLLNHIVDGSLDEGVAYGSYTAKSVTQYVFLAQRHFGINNLENNWLKMHFWFYYATLLPGFQRTVGVADSNYNWFYGPESQLVFLDKFIMKNGAGNWLAQQIRKHRPKDGPMVPSTAQRWSTLHTEFIWYAAEITPQPPPDYGTAKMHVFPNWGVVTYGAGLPNSQTNTFVSFKSGKLGGRAVYDIVHFQPYRWIDGWRSFNPGHEHPDQNSFTFAPNGQVFVSEALYGPKLSHLNNVLVFAPSPTSQCNQPWEGQLGECAQWLKWIGDEVGDSTGEIITASQAGDMMFVSGEAVSAYTSAMKLKSVYRVLLLLNSQTLLVVDHIEKEEDSPVNSVSAFFHNLDIDFKYIPYKFNNKYNGAMMDVWDAHYKMFWFDHRGSSPVARIQEAEQAAEFKKRWTQFVNVTFPMKNMLTRIVYLFYGPYVNVSNCRLTDNAKSGFQISLSVNNTENTISVVTDYQNLKARFDYLGFGGFAKVVHENKVTKFGLGTESVKKDIKNNRVVFPFGFKVNIIAGLILGVSLVILAFQWRFYISFGKMLRWILILVVTLWLIELVDVWSMCTKPICAKWSTDVARLEREKGNKAKQLEGNPVVLPDVIITSLPTSGAEILKQLFFNTSDFLYIRIPTPYLEIPETELEIDSFVDPCEWRVSDVQNGNFRLIQGWLQSLVQDTKLHLQNIHLYEASRSKIAQHSALSKDKKKRSKKRESLLEQRSRARGSQEKDAEYIRELRRHLVYYPNARPVLSFTSGSWTLKLPFFQEILGPSMRALYVVRDPRAWVYSMLYKNKPSLYSLKNIPQRLAAMFKGENGKEKCSLNEGYASEFESLRKEISNSNSNAISVLSYLWLANTAAAMRINRDLLPTNYQLVKFEDIVSFPQKTAETIFAFLGIPLPPASLNQILFATSTSLFYLPYEGEISPSSIHAWKQNMPHEEIRQIEDICCSLMDHLGYPKFIE